The following are from one region of the Candidatus Binatia bacterium genome:
- a CDS encoding DUF4386 family protein has product MTIDKPHPPSSEGHSCVTARAQHTLSRCIQADPGKTVALIADNQGAMRAFNEIIFLAFGVALIFLSRALYERLKAGSAVLAQAATIFTLIWAVLVIVVGTLSINDLSTVVKLHGENPAQAATVWLTLDSVETGLGARGGETIVSALWFLLLSWAALRSRALPRLLIYLGVVTGVAGILSVLVLTALEAVYGLGLIIWFAWLGIVMLRRSPVSAA; this is encoded by the coding sequence CGTCACGGCTCGCGCTCAACACACACTTTCGCGGTGCATCCAGGCTGATCCAGGCAAGACCGTGGCTCTTATTGCGGACAACCAGGGCGCCATGCGCGCATTCAACGAAATCATCTTCTTGGCCTTCGGCGTGGCCCTGATCTTCCTGTCACGGGCTCTATATGAGCGATTGAAGGCTGGCTCAGCTGTGCTGGCTCAGGCGGCGACCATCTTCACGCTGATCTGGGCCGTCCTGGTCATTGTGGTCGGCACACTCTCAATCAACGACTTGAGCACAGTCGTCAAACTCCATGGCGAGAATCCGGCTCAAGCTGCGACGGTCTGGTTGACGCTCGACTCTGTGGAAACCGGTTTGGGCGCACGCGGCGGGGAAACGATAGTTAGCGCCTTATGGTTTCTACTGCTGAGTTGGGCGGCCTTGCGGTCAAGGGCGCTTCCCAGGCTGCTGATCTACCTTGGCGTGGTGACCGGTGTAGCAGGCATCCTCTCGGTTCTGGTTTTGACTGCCCTCGAGGCTGTTTATGGATTGGGTCTCATCATCTGGTTCGCTTGGCTCGGGATCGTCATGCTGCGCAGGAGCCCTGTCTCAGCGGCGTAA